A stretch of DNA from Halobacillus litoralis:
GCCTAAAAAAGAGAAGAAGGTGATTTGTGCTCCACTGATCGTCGTCCATATATTGTTTTGCAAGACGGGTCGAACGTTATTGAAATCCAGGTTTTTAATACTCAACAAACAAAGCACGATGAACATCACCATCATGATCGGAAAATAAAGTTGGAAAAACCGGACGATGTCACCGGCTCCATTATAGATCAAATACATACTGACGAGCATAAATGAGCCCACCACTACATACAAAGGCGTCGTATCCAGGAGATAGTTTTTTATGATTCCACCGGTCACTCTCAATATATAGGCAGCAACGATAAGGCTGTACACAGTGAAGAAGAAGTTGAAAAGAAAGCCTATGAATTTCCCCATGATCGTTGAAGTCATTTCGAAAAAAGTCAAGCCGGGATAACGTACAGCGAGCGCTACATAAATGCAGGAAACGACGCTTACGGCGACCGCCCCGAAAATGATGCTCAGCCATAAGTCCTGAGAGTCTACCATATTGGCTAGATCTCGCGGCATGAGGATAATGCCGATTCCAATCATCGAAGATATGAATACGATGACAAGCTGCAGCATGGTCAGTTGTTTCAAATCACTCAATGCGTCCGCCTCCTTTTTTCAGTTTGAATCGAATCAAGGAATCTTTCCAACGTTTTACGTAAAAAGGAGCAAATGGCTCTAAATATGGGACAGAAAAACTTTGTAGATGAACAAGGTGGATGCTGATGATAAAGACAGCCAGTATCAATCCATATATTCCTAGGAAGGCGGCGGCGAAAAGCATGACGAAACTGATGGTTCTCAATGCCAAACTTAACGCATAATCGGCGATGGTGAAGGAACAGATGGCCGCAAAGGAAACGACGATGACCATCAAAGGGCTGACGATTCCAGCTGTAACAGCCGCTTCACCAAGGACAATCGCTCCTACAATGCTGACGGCAGGTCCGATTGGCTTTGGTAATCGGATCCCAGCTTCTCTCAAAGTTTCAATGGTTAGCTGCATAATCAACGCTTCCATGAACGAAGGAATCGGTACACCTTCCCGCGTTTTAGCAATAGAAATGGCCAAATCTGTAGGAATCAATCCATGATGATAGGAAATCAAAGATATATACACAGAAGGAAGCATAACCGAAAAAAAAGCAGCCATGAATCGCATCAATCGGATGAGAGAGGCCGGAATCCACTTAAAGTTGTAGTCATCGGCCTGCTGAAATAAACTGTTCAACGTTGTCGGTGCTAACAGCACAGAAGGAGACCCCTCTACGAAAATCGCTACTTTCCCTTCCACAAGTGCGCTCGATACTTTCGTCGGTCTTTCTGTTTCATGGATTTCTGGAAACAAGGAATAGTTGTTCTTTTCAATCAATTGTTCCATCACACCACCATCAGGAATGTAATCCTCCTGTACGGCGTTAATCCTTGCTCGTACGTCTTTCAACAGTTCTTCATTGACCGTACGATCGATATAAGCGATGGATACATTGGTAAAGGAGCGGGTACCGACGGTGAATTCCTCAAACTTTAAATCTGTCGAGCGCAAGTGTACACGCAGAAGAGATACGTTTTGTTCGAGTGATTCGATAAATCCATCACGAGATCCACGCAGTGTCATCTCCGATACAGGTTCATGGATGGAACGGTACGCAAATTGTGCTGTGTCGATCGCATATACCGTTTGTTGTTCGACCAACAGAGTGAAACCGTCAAGCAGGTATCGATCGACGTCGTTTTTCTTCTCTAATTGCAGCAAAGGTTCTGCGGAAAAAGCATGAGGAAGAGGGGTCTCTTTATGGTTCCATTCTTGTAATGGAAGAAGGATTGCGTCCTGAACTTGTTTGATATCCGTGATGGCAGGTATGTAGATGACGTGGACAGGGTGATCTTCAAGCTCCAGTTTCTTGATAGTCACATGGTGGTTTTTCTTTTTTTCGCGAAGGATTTGTTCGATGTTCAATGTTTGATCCATGTGCTCACCTCGAATCCCAGGAGTTTTTTTTAGTATGTACATTTATTTTCAATTTACACGAACGTAAAATTGTTCATTTAGTGTATATTTACACTTATTTTTGTGGTACCATTTTCCATAGAAAAGGAAAGGAGCATCTACTATGAAGAAAAGAAAGCTCGCGGCATGGATTTTTACTGTAGTCTATGGATTCGTCGGTTGGTTCATTTATGGACTGGCTCGAATGGTGTCCTCGGGAAATGAATACATCTACATCGGTTTCGTGTGTATCGCTATCGGTTTAACGGTTAACTACTTTATTTTGAACATACATAAGAGGATGGCTAAAAAGTGGACATGGATCCTGGTCGGTGTGATATTCATTGTTCCATCTTTGCTCTATGGAAGTTATGACTGGTATATAAGGAGCATTGAAATAGCGAACGCCGAAGTCGATCTTTCGACTTACCAACCACACAAGCAAGGTGCGGACCTCGCTCGACTGGAAGAGCCAGCTACTTTTCAATTGGAAGAAGATCTTCCGGAATTAGACGGGGCGACAGCTTTATATCCTGTCTACGCGGCTTTTGCTGAAGCTGTTTATCCGGAAGGGACGTATGGATATGACGATCACAGTGAAAGTCCTGTCACCGTCTCAAAAACGAATGGAGCTTTTCAGCGTTTATCCAGGTTTCAGGCGGACATCATCTTTACGGCTGGACCTTCCGAACAGCAGCAACAGGCTTTGAAACAAATGAAGAAAACAGCCATAGGTAAAGAAGCTTTCGTATTTTTTGTACATAAAGATAACCCTGTCGATTCTTTAACCTTGAAACAGTTGAAAGGAATGTATTCCGGTGAAATTACGAATTGGGAAGAGGTTGGTGGAAGAGATCAAAATATCATCGCTTTTCAACGGCCGGAAGGGAGTGGGAGTCAAACAGGACTGCAGAATATGATGGGAGAGACGCCCATTATGGATCCTCCTAAAGATCAGAGAGTCGACGGGATGGGCGGAGTGATTGAGAAAGCTTCTGATTACCGGAACCATCGGAACAGCATCGGCTTCAGCTACCGGTTTTTCGCTACGAAGATGGTGGAAGATCATAACATTAAGTTATTAAATATCAATGGGATCGTCCCCAGTGTCCACCATATCAAAAGTGGCGAATATCCTCTGACCGGTAAGTTTTATTCGATTACGAATGGAACGAAAAATCCTCACGTCGAACCTTTCATCGATTGGATCTTGTCCAGCCAGGGTCAGAAACTGATTGAAGAAACCGGTTATATTCCTGTGAAAGAACCCGGCCTTCCCGCAGAGTAAGGGGTTCTTTAACTGAAGTCTTCCACCCTACATATAGTGGATGTTATTTCATTACATGGATTCTGGGCGGACATCACAAAATAAAGGGGAAGGGAGGTCTTCAGATATGGGTAAAAAAGCGAAAAACAAAAGTAAGAAAGACCTGAATGCGCTTCGACGTGAAAAAGGGGAGAAGAACGGTACGGGCAAACAGGATCCTTACCGTTAAGGATGAAAAACGCCTGCTTCCATTGGGAAGCAGGCGTTCCTTTTTTTATACCGTTTGTGGTCGTTGTTCGATCGAATCGTTCAGCTTCCTGAACTTATTCTTGATGACGGATGTATCCGCAAAAAGATCATGGATCCCTTGATGTCGTTTCGTGAAGGCGACGACTAAATAAGGGATGCCGAGAATCGCCATGCTGATGTAACGGCCGATGCACTCACGGAAAATGATCTGACCGTTCGATAATGATTCTCCTTTTAAAGAAACGACAGATAATCCCAGTATCATTTTTCCTAACGTAGCACGGAAAAATTTCGTCATCAGTATGAAGTAAGCAAAAAAGATGATCGATGTCGTAATATTCGCTGCACTGAACATAGGCACCCAAAGCTCTGCGTCTTCCAGGTTCACAAGTCGCAGCAAAGGTCGGGTCACAATGCTATTGACGCTCCAAATGACGATCAAGTCGATGATGTAGGCTAGGAATCTTGAACCGAATCCTGCGTACAGCAGTTTTTGGAGGTCTTTTTTCTGATGATGGATCAACGATGATAGTTGCCCATCGTTTTCGTTATGATTTGTAACATCCATATCGTTCCCTCCTTAATCTGTGTACATATACATCATGCGTGGTCCTTGGCGCTGACTGATCAATCCTTCGATGTAGCGGATCTCACTATTCGGCATCAAACTTTCTGCGAGCGGCAGGTTGAAGAAGGATCCCATTGTATTTTTGTATTGGAACACTTGTGGGTCGCCACCGATTTCTTTTTTCAGTGCCTTCAACGTATCTTCACGGAACCCGATCTCATCCACCAGTCCGTTTTCCACCGCTTGTTTTCCAGAGTAGATCCGGCCGTCGGCCAATTCTTTCACACGGCTTTCAGACATCTCGCGTCCCTCTACGATGACATTGACGAACTGCTGATAGGATTCATCGACAAGCGTTTGGAGGATTTCTCTGTCCGCTTCGGTCATTTCCTTCGTCGGACTCATGATATCTTTGAATTCACCACTTTTGATGGTGTTGAATTTCACACCATATTCATTGGCGAGCTCTTGATAATTGATGCTTTCCATGATGACTCCAAGGGAACCTGTGAACGTATCATTACTCGCAAAAATGCGGTCAGCAGGGGCAGAGACATAATACCCGCCGGAAGCGGCCATGTTCCCCATGGACACATAAATCTTCTTGCCTGCTTCTTTAATTTCAAGCAGTTTGTCATGGATTTCAGCACTTTCATAGACACCGCCACCTGGTGAATTGACATACAGGTGAACCCCTTTAATAGAGGCATCTTCTTTGATCGCTTCTAACTTTTTCATAAAGCGATCATGCTGATATCCGCCGCCCCCGAATGGATTCGGGTTCGTACTCGGGTTGTCGATGATGGCCCCTTCCAGGTTCAACTCAACAATTCGTTTGCTTCCACTTCCGCGTTCAACGACTTTTTCTTCTAAATTCTCATTGCCAGCGAAGAGCCCCATCGCCTCATTCTCCGCTTCTTCACCAGTGAAAACCGTTCCGATCAGCTGGACGACGAGAGCGAGGATCAAAATCGTTGCAGCAATGATACTTGCTGTTATTCGTTTGCTCATATGTAAACTCCTTTCCATCTGTTGTTCAGAGTTCAACCATACCATAAGGATATGTCCGAATGATACGAAATGAACCAACAAGTGTTTCTGAACACCTTTCTTACGATTGAAGATTTGTAAGGTTTCATATTTGGTTGATTTTTAAGGCTCTTTTTATTTTTTTGAGGTGACGATCCTTGGCCATAAAGTAATCGAGAAAATCTAAGCATAGTTGCTTGAAGGAACGGGTAGAGAAGGGGAGGAGGGATGGGACATTGAGTCAAAATAAGTTGAGAGTCATCATCATTGCCATCATTATTGTTTTTTTAATCGGACTTGTTGGATTATCCATACGAATGGCGCTTCAGGCTGAGGCCATGGATGGAAAAAGGACGGAAGAGACTTCCGTCCTTTAGTCCGGGTTCACGTGGACAAGTTGGAACTTCTCGCAAACAAGGTCCATATCTTCGCTGTATTCATATCCAATTTCATCCGCTTCCTTTTTGAAAAACTTCTTATGGACCTCTAACCAGTGGTCATAAGATAGGTCCCCTTCTCCTTCTGCTCTGGCAAACTCTGCGGTTACTTCATGAAAAGGGACAACTTCCACTTCTGTCGTTCGGATGATGGCTGCAGGTTCATCTTCTCCATTAAGAATGATGTTATATTCTCCGACTTCAGGAAGCGCCTCTTTTTCAACCTCATAAGCTTGACGAGCTGAGCATGTGGCTGTCTTAACCCCGTCCATAACCAGTCTTGCCATCCGATCAGGGGCGGTTCCGAATGACCAAGCCTTGACGCTTTCCGGTTTTTCTTTTCCTTTCCAATATCGATCCCAGTATGCTTTCGCCTGTTCGTTCATTGGTAAACACTCCTTTTCCAAACATGGATGGACTTCACGTTTACTCTCATTATGGGATGTTATCATGAATTCCATGCACTTTTTCCATTTCAAGGAGGGAGTAGTTCCGTGGATCTGGCCAGACCACCTCGTTGGGTTGTACTTTTTTTGCACCGATCTTCATATCGGACTAACGGGAGCAGGAAATAACCATAGTCAAGATTTTGACGTTTGCTCTGATTCTTCATATCCTTGGTCTTTTTCTTAACAATTAAAAAAAAGTGGATCAAATGATCGAATACCACGTGTGTTTTTTAATGTCAGGGTTTGGAAAGGGAGTAAAGAGAAGCAAAGCACCTAATAATGAAAGTGGAGGAGAATGTTCATGGGAAATTCCTTTTTCTCTTGAGACAGAGCAGGCAGAAGAAATGGAATGGACACGGAAGCTTTCGGGAGAATAAAAGCGAATTTCCATATTATTGACGGTTATATTAAGATTCATTTACATCTCTTCGACAATCCGCCTATACCGGTGTATTTTCCATTAGAATAGGGCATGCAACACGTAACATACATCAAAGGAGATACCGACGATGAACGTTGAACAGATATTGCAACTACTCAATCAAAAAACGAAAAAGAATATAGATCCTCAGTCGCTCATCACCGGTGTCACAGACGACTCGCGTACCGTTGAGGAAGGGTATGTCTTTGTAGCCGTAAGGGGTTAT
This window harbors:
- the sppA gene encoding signal peptide peptidase SppA; protein product: MSKRITASIIAATILILALVVQLIGTVFTGEEAENEAMGLFAGNENLEEKVVERGSGSKRIVELNLEGAIIDNPSTNPNPFGGGGYQHDRFMKKLEAIKEDASIKGVHLYVNSPGGGVYESAEIHDKLLEIKEAGKKIYVSMGNMAASGGYYVSAPADRIFASNDTFTGSLGVIMESINYQELANEYGVKFNTIKSGEFKDIMSPTKEMTEADREILQTLVDESYQQFVNVIVEGREMSESRVKELADGRIYSGKQAVENGLVDEIGFREDTLKALKKEIGGDPQVFQYKNTMGSFFNLPLAESLMPNSEIRYIEGLISQRQGPRMMYMYTD
- a CDS encoding spore germination protein yields the protein MDQTLNIEQILREKKKNHHVTIKKLELEDHPVHVIYIPAITDIKQVQDAILLPLQEWNHKETPLPHAFSAEPLLQLEKKNDVDRYLLDGFTLLVEQQTVYAIDTAQFAYRSIHEPVSEMTLRGSRDGFIESLEQNVSLLRVHLRSTDLKFEEFTVGTRSFTNVSIAYIDRTVNEELLKDVRARINAVQEDYIPDGGVMEQLIEKNNYSLFPEIHETERPTKVSSALVEGKVAIFVEGSPSVLLAPTTLNSLFQQADDYNFKWIPASLIRLMRFMAAFFSVMLPSVYISLISYHHGLIPTDLAISIAKTREGVPIPSFMEALIMQLTIETLREAGIRLPKPIGPAVSIVGAIVLGEAAVTAGIVSPLMVIVVSFAAICSFTIADYALSLALRTISFVMLFAAAFLGIYGLILAVFIISIHLVHLQSFSVPYLEPFAPFYVKRWKDSLIRFKLKKGGGRIE
- a CDS encoding GerAB/ArcD/ProY family transporter, which produces MSDLKQLTMLQLVIVFISSMIGIGIILMPRDLANMVDSQDLWLSIIFGAVAVSVVSCIYVALAVRYPGLTFFEMTSTIMGKFIGFLFNFFFTVYSLIVAAYILRVTGGIIKNYLLDTTPLYVVVGSFMLVSMYLIYNGAGDIVRFFQLYFPIMMVMFIVLCLLSIKNLDFNNVRPVLQNNIWTTISGAQITFFSFLGMELLLIFSKLIKKKKAKQLLITMWTSIGLTALIYVVFHIISIGVLGVEELKEITFPTIEMAKSIEFQGFFFERFELIFLFGWLTTAYTSFTAYMYALTLGLKNMFTPSEWFLPVAGALIVALTLYPEGLTEVFHYSTQIQLISVAAIVVLPALLLIVSLIRGNTYAT
- a CDS encoding ASCH domain-containing protein, translated to MNEQAKAYWDRYWKGKEKPESVKAWSFGTAPDRMARLVMDGVKTATCSARQAYEVEKEALPEVGEYNIILNGEDEPAAIIRTTEVEVVPFHEVTAEFARAEGEGDLSYDHWLEVHKKFFKKEADEIGYEYSEDMDLVCEKFQLVHVNPD
- a CDS encoding substrate-binding domain-containing protein; amino-acid sequence: MKKRKLAAWIFTVVYGFVGWFIYGLARMVSSGNEYIYIGFVCIAIGLTVNYFILNIHKRMAKKWTWILVGVIFIVPSLLYGSYDWYIRSIEIANAEVDLSTYQPHKQGADLARLEEPATFQLEEDLPELDGATALYPVYAAFAEAVYPEGTYGYDDHSESPVTVSKTNGAFQRLSRFQADIIFTAGPSEQQQQALKQMKKTAIGKEAFVFFVHKDNPVDSLTLKQLKGMYSGEITNWEEVGGRDQNIIAFQRPEGSGSQTGLQNMMGETPIMDPPKDQRVDGMGGVIEKASDYRNHRNSIGFSYRFFATKMVEDHNIKLLNINGIVPSVHHIKSGEYPLTGKFYSITNGTKNPHVEPFIDWILSSQGQKLIEETGYIPVKEPGLPAE
- a CDS encoding RDD family protein; the protein is MDVTNHNENDGQLSSLIHHQKKDLQKLLYAGFGSRFLAYIIDLIVIWSVNSIVTRPLLRLVNLEDAELWVPMFSAANITTSIIFFAYFILMTKFFRATLGKMILGLSVVSLKGESLSNGQIIFRECIGRYISMAILGIPYLVVAFTKRHQGIHDLFADTSVIKNKFRKLNDSIEQRPQTV